The following coding sequences lie in one Bacillus thermozeamaize genomic window:
- a CDS encoding formyltetrahydrofolate deformylase, with protein sequence MRQNERNRGRMLISCPDRPGIVAAVSQFLYHCGANIVQSDQHSTDPEGGRFFMRVEFDLPNLAEQLPQIEKRFQEVADKFQMVWRMTHAGQKKRLAIFASREDHCLQELLWRWRLGELPAEIVMVVSNHPDLEPLVRPFDIPYHHVPVNKENREAAENVHLELLEGKVDTIVLARYMQIIPPRMVQRYRNQIINIHHSFLPAFVGGKPYHQAYERGVKIIGATAHYVTEELDQGPIIEQDVQRVDHRDQVEDLKRIGRDMERIVLARAVRWHLEDRILVYGNKTIVFS encoded by the coding sequence ATGAGACAGAACGAGAGAAACAGGGGAAGAATGCTGATTTCCTGTCCGGACAGGCCGGGGATTGTGGCTGCTGTTTCGCAGTTCCTGTATCACTGCGGGGCCAATATTGTCCAGTCGGATCAACATTCCACCGATCCGGAGGGTGGACGTTTTTTTATGCGGGTTGAATTTGATCTGCCCAATCTGGCGGAACAACTGCCCCAGATCGAAAAGCGGTTTCAAGAAGTGGCCGACAAGTTTCAGATGGTCTGGCGGATGACCCACGCCGGGCAGAAAAAACGGCTGGCCATCTTTGCCTCACGGGAGGATCATTGCTTGCAGGAGCTGCTCTGGCGCTGGCGTTTGGGGGAATTGCCGGCCGAGATCGTGATGGTGGTGAGCAATCATCCGGATCTCGAGCCGCTGGTCAGGCCGTTTGACATTCCCTACCACCATGTTCCTGTCAACAAGGAGAACAGGGAAGCGGCGGAAAATGTGCATCTGGAGCTGCTGGAGGGAAAAGTTGACACCATCGTCCTGGCACGCTATATGCAAATCATCCCTCCGCGCATGGTGCAGCGTTACCGCAACCAGATCATCAACATTCATCACTCGTTTTTGCCCGCCTTTGTCGGCGGAAAGCCGTATCATCAGGCGTACGAACGCGGGGTAAAGATTATCGGCGCCACGGCGCATTATGTGACGGAAGAACTGGACCAGGGACCCATTATCGAACAGGATGTACAGCGGGTGGATCACCGCGATCAGGTGGAGGACTTAAAGCGCATCGGCCGTGATATGGAGCGGATTGTGCTGGCCCGTGCGGTGCGCTGGCACCTCGAGGATCGGATCCTGGTATACGGGAACAAGACGATTGTGTTTTCCTGA